The genomic region TATAAGAACATTAAAAATGATGAACCAACGTAAAAAGGGCGAAACCGGATGATCTCCGTTTCGTCCTTTTTGCATGGCTCTTTTTCAGACAAGTCTTATATAAAAAATGACACGCATAGCTATTTTCCACGTATTACCTGATAACATTTCTTTTTCCACCATCTACTGTTCTAGAAGACAAACTTCTACGGATTGACCACAAAATTTCCTGCCAAGTTCCACGTTGTCCCTGAAAATATGAAATGGGATAAGCCCAAACCATGTATATTATGAGTATCCAAATATCCAATGTTATCCACCTGAGAGCGTTAACATCATGTACAATAAGAATAAGTTGATTAGGAAAATTACGACATGAAGCACCAATATATAACATGAAAGGAGGTCGGATGTTTGAACATGATTAAGTACATAAAATTGCTAGGGGTGATCTCCGGTATTGTGGCTGTGAATGTTCTGGCATTCTCACCCGGCTTTATCGGGCTCAATTTCGGGGAGGGTGCATTTACAACTGCGCTATCCGTTACCCTTCTGTTCGGCAGTGCAATGGCACTCTTATATGGCAGTTACACTTTGCTGTTCAGACAGCCGGTAGTTCTGCCCGTGAAGCATATTGAAACACATGAAGATTATGTGGAAGCCTTATCTTTTTATAGACGCATCAAAGTGCTCGAAGAAGATATTACGCTGGGGCTGTCCCAACTTAGCCGGATGAAAAAGAAGAAAGAAACACTCCTGAATGTGCTTCATCAACGATTTGATCCCGGGGAACTGAGCTACAAGAAATTCGCTTCGGTCACATTGGAAGTGGAGAAGCTGTTATACCTGAACATCCGCAGTGTGTTGAACCGGTTGAATGTATTCGATGAAGCCGACTATGCCAACATGATGAAATCCAAATCCGAAAGCATTCCCCAGAAGCTTTTTCAGGAAAAAACCAAGGTATACAACGATTATCTGTCTTATGTGAAAAATGCACTCCACACCAATGAGGAAATTCTGCTCAAGCTCGATCAGTTGTTACTGGAGATTTCACGTCTCGACAGCTTTGAAGCCGGAGATATTGAACAGATGCCTTGTATGCAGGAGATTGATCAGTTGATCAAGCACACCAAATTATACAGACAGTGAGGGGTTGCTCGTATGGCCAAGAAGGGTAAGTTTTTTTTCATATCGATTGTAATGCTGGTACTTGTATTCGGTCTGGTCTATGCAGGGATTACACTAACATCGAACTTTGGCAAGACGACCACACAGGTGAGCACAGAGAATGCAGGTAAGGAACTGGGCAAACTGTACGCGGACATTGCGCCAGCGACGGCGGAACCGGTTAAAGGACAGATTGATCTCGATCCCGTTGACGTGGCAGAATCTCTGCCCGATATCTCGAAATTTCCGATCGCTGTAGAGAATACAACGAATGATTACGTCGAAATCTTCTCTTCCACAGAGAAGTCGGGCAGTGGGGTAGACGGCTGGTTAACCGAGGTGGGCGAGGAGTTCAACAAAGCAAACATTACCGTTGGAGGCAAACAGGTATCGGTCAAAATCCGTAACATCGCCTCCGGAACGGCTACCGATTATATCAAGTCTGGTAAGTATATGCCGGATGCATTTACACCTTCCAACGAACTATGGGGCGAGATGGTTGAGGCCAGTGGGGTGAAGACCGAGATGGTGTCCGAGCGGCTGGTCGGGAACGTTCCGGGTATCGTTATTTCCAAAGCCAAATATGACGCACTCGTTAATACGTACGGCTCCGTTAATGTAAAAACCGTAACTGAAGCGATTGCGAACAATGAACTCGCGATGGGATACACCGATCCGTTTGCCAGCTCCACAGGACTGAATTTTCTGGTGACGGCACTAAACACGTATGATAGCGCCAACCCGCTTGGGGAGAAGGCTATTGAGGGATTTGAGAAATTCCAGACGAATGTACCGTTTACGGCGTCGACAACGATTCAGATGCGGGAAGCTGCCAAGTCAGGCAGACTGGATGCCTTTGTACTCGAATACCAGACGTATGTGAATACCGCCGATTTGAAGAGTGGTTACGTCTTTACACCATTTGGCGTGAGACATGACAGCCCGCTGTATGCACTCGGTCAACTGCCACAGAACAAACAGGAGATCATCGAGAAGTTCGCAGAATTCGTAACCCAGGCGAAGTACCAACAATCGGCGGAAGAATTCGGTTTCAATGGATTGCAGGATTACAAATCCGAACTGGCTACCGTGGATGGCGGCACGTTACTGTCTGCACAGAAAGTATGGAAAGAGAAGAAGAACGGCAGTAAACCCATTGCCGCCGTGTTCGTGACGGACGTATCCGGAAGTATGGACGGCGAACCACTTAACCGACTGAAGGAGTCCCTGCGCAAAGGTCAGAAGTACCTGGGCACCGAGAACAGTATTGGACTGGTCTCTTACTCCAGCGGGGTAACCGTGAATCTGCCGATTGCCAAGTATGATACGAACCAGCAGTCCATGTTTGTCGGAACAGTCGATAGTCTGCAAGCTGGCGGCGGTACAGCAACCTTTGACGGGATCGTGGTGGCGATGAAGATGCTTGAAGATTATATGGCTGCTGATCCAAACGTGAAGCCGCTGATCTTTGTCCTGAGTGATGGCGAGACCAACGAAGGTCATACCCTGAAGGATATTCGTGATCTGGTCGAAACGTACAAAGTGCCAATCTATACGATTGGGTACAACGCGGACATCAAAGCTTTGGAGAGCATCTCCAGCATTAACGAGGCTGCAAGCATCAATGCCGATACCGACGATGTCGTGTACAAAATCGGTAACCTGTTTAACGTACAGATGTAATCTAAAGGGGGAACTGTAGATGTCATTTTCAATGGAAATACCGAGCCAGAAGGAAATTCAGAAGGTGATCGAAGAAGAGGTAAAACCTGTGCCCGCCGAGGTCGCGGAGCTTCAACAAGTGGCGAATGCCAACGTAGAGATGATCATGACACTGGATCTCGAATCCTTGGAGAAGCGCAAAGAGATTTTGCAATCCATTGACGGCTTTGGCATGAACACGATGAGATCCTCTTCTGAGAAAAACGCCTTGCTTCAAGTCTCCGTTGAACATCTGTCCAAGACGGGAGACGAGGGCGGTCAGGTCGCCAAAGGCTTGACTGAACTGCATATGCAATTGAAAGATCTCGACCCGAGCGTGGTCGACTTTGCCAAGACCGGTTTCCTCGGGAAATTGTTCAATCCGCTTCGTGCCTATTTCCTGAAATACCAGAAGGCTGACGCAGTCATCGCTGACATCGTAACCTCTTTGGATAAAGGCAGATCCACCCTGCGTAACGATAATACAACGCTGGAGATTGAACAGCAGAACTTGCGGGAACTCACCAAACGATTACAAAAGGAAATCCAGCTTGGTGTGCTCATGGATGAGTCCATCGACGCGCAGATTGAAGCCGCCAAGGTCCGCAATGAGGACCCCGAGAAAGTCCGCTTTATTACGGAAGAAGTGCTGTTCCCGCTCCGTCAGCGGGTCATGGATCTGCAACAAATGCTGGTTGTGAATCAGCAAGGCATCATGGCAATTGAAGTAGTCATCCGCAATAATAAGGAATTGATTCGAGGCGTAGATCGTGCGAAGAATGTAACGATCTCGGCATTGAAAATTGCTGTTACTGTAGCAAGTGCTTTGTATAATCAGAAGATTGTATTACAGAAGATTGAGTTACTGAACCAGACAACCAACGATCTGATTGCCGGAACATCCAAAATGCTTAAGGATCAGGGGATCGCCATTCAAAAGCAGGCGTATGAAGCCAGCATCTCCGTGGATACGATGAAACAGGCGTTCACCGATGTGTTGTCTGCGCTCGATTCAATCAGTCTTTATAAGCAGGAAGCCTTACCAAGAATGAGGGAGACTATCTTGCAGTTCCGTGAACTTGCAGATACCGGAGAGCAGCAGATTCAGCGGTTGGAAAAAGGGCAGAAGCTGGGGTTGTAATCAGAAGAGAGAGAGAAATAAATTTTCACGTGTTAAATTGTTATCTTTTTAGAATTAGAAAAGCGACCATTCCTCATTGAGCATGGGAATGGTCGCTTTTTGGGTTTTTTATGAAGATAGATACTAAAAATCGTAACCCAAACTGTTTGCATAAGCGCGTAGCTGCTGCTCGGATTGCTCCATGAGATCGATAGCGGTTTTTATTTTGGTATTAGCCTGTTTCAGTATCGTTTGATTCACTTTGGTCTTGGATACTGCCTGCTTGTACAACAAGAGCCCTTCGAGCTGATTGTAGTTTCCTTTGACAAATGTGGCATGAATTTTCTTGAGTTTCGGATTGGCAGGCTTAATCTGCTTCAGTTTGGATACCAATTTCGTATAATTGGGGATTACCGTATTTGTAAGTTTAAGATATATGGACTTACGATTCGGTGAATTTGCTTGGGAGCCGATGCTTTCCATAGCGGTAGAAGCTTTGGCTAAATAAGTTTTCAGAGCTAGTATCTGATTAACATAATCGACAAGCTCCTGCTGGTCTGCGGTAAGTTCTGCCTCATCTAATTCTAACTCGTCCATAAGTTCTTCGTACAAATAATCATCTTCACTATAACTCTGATCTGAATATGTAGAGGTTGCTACTTTGGCTGCATTGGCAGAAGTGGCTGGAGAGAGAAGCACCCCGCCAAGCAAAACAAAACTGGTAATCAATGATATAATCCACGACTTCTTCAAATGTAATGTCATCCTCCTTTGGTTTGTATTCCATGGATAACCTAACATATAAATACCAGAAATTACAGGAATGTATTTACATTATTTTGATGGTAAAGATTCCTTAAAATCACTCTCAATCACCCTACTATAGGGAAGTAAGGCGATTCAAAATTTCAGTCTCTCAACACGACATTATCAGGCTTGTAATGAATGATCTTAAATAATTCCCCGGCCATGTAGGCGGGGCTGTGCCTGAATTCCCGACGAATCCACTCCATAATCATGCCGAATATTGCATGAGATTGGTAGCTTGCCAATATTTCATGGTTGATGTGCGGAGGGAAGATATGGTTCAGATCCTGTAAGGCGAGATCCCGAAGGACATCACAGATCATGCGTTGGAAGTTGGATGAAGCCTCGGATTTCACAACCAGCGTATAAAATTGTGCATGCTGATGCACATGCTCAAATATGGTGATTGCCGAAGAGGGCATCAGATTGACCTCGAACTCTTCCTTATCTTGATAAGGTTTGCGAAAAGAAGTCACCAAATCTTGAATCACATCATTGATGATTTCATTGAATAGGTCTTCTTTGTACTGATAATGTCTGTAGAACGTACCTCGGTTTAGGTCAGCTCGCTGAACAATATCCGTAATGGAAATTTCTTTAAAGGGATGTTTTTGCATCAAATGGATGAGAGCATCTTTCAGTGCAGCTTTTGATTTCTTGATTCTTCGGTCCATCGAATTCAGAGTTTCAGACATCTATTTTCCTCCTCGCGAGTTCACTTTATTAGTTAAAGAACAAAAAGGCTTATTAGTGTTGTTTAACGTACAACTGGACAAGCTTTTACTGATTGAAGTGAAACGCTATGACTTATTATACTAAGGATAGGAGTTAATGAACATTTGTTTGTTAACTTATTGTAAACGAATACACAAAGGAGGATACATGGAATGAAACTTCAAGATAAAGTTGCAGTTGTTACAGGTGCTGGTTCAGGTATGGGGAAAGCAATTGCGACGTTGTACGCCCAAGAAGGCGCGAAAGTCGTCGTTTCAGATATTAACGAAGAATCTGCACAAGCGGTAGTGAATGATATTAAGGCACAGGGCGGAGAAGCCATTGTCGTTCTGGCCAATGTAGCCAAAGAAGAAGATGTGCAAAACCTGATCGATACGACGGTCAGCACATACGGTACAGTAGATATTCTGATTAACAATGCGGGCATTATGGATGGCATGGAGCCTGCAGCGGATATAACGGATGAGAAGTGGGAGAGATTGTTCGCTGTGAACACAACCAGTGTGATGCGGACAACGCGTAAGGTATTACCAATCTTTCTGGAAAAACAAAAAGGCGTCATTGTAAACATTGCTTCAGCGGGTGGATTGCATGGCGGACGTGCAGGCGCAGCCTATACAGCTTCCAAACATGCGGTCGTAGGCTTTACCAAAAATACAGGGTACATGTATGCTGAGCAAGGCATTCGCTGTAATGCTATCGCTCCAGGAGCTGTGGCAACCAACATCAGCACATCCATGGCAGGCATTAGCCATTTCGGTGCAGGGCGGCAACAGCTTGGGATGGCAATCAACCCACGCATCGGGACGAGTGAAGAGATCGCCAAAGTGGCTTTGTTCCTTGGATCTGACGAGTCCAGCTTCGTGAACGGAACTGTCGTTACAGCAGATGCTGGCTGGAGCTCTTACTAATCCACTCATGTGCAGTCGAGCATGGAGTACGGAAATATTGTGTGAATTAAAGAAGCCGCATAAGTATATGCGGCTTCTTTTTTTTGCACCTATGCACCTACGTACGGTGGATATAACAGCATCATATTCCGTGTAGGACAAACGTTTGCATCACTACACGGATTCTTAAATTGGATTAACTTGCGGGTGGCTTTGGCTTGGAGAAGAGTGAGGACTCACGCACGATCAGACGATGGGGGATAATGACCGGATTCTGAGGCTGTGCTTCCCCGCTTAGAGTTTTTAACAATACCTGAACGGCTGTATAGCCAAGCTGATAGGTTCCGATATCTATAGAGCTTAGTGGTGGAGAAGCCAGTTCCGATAATGCAATATTGTTAAAACTGACCACGCTAATATCTTCAGGCACCAGATAATGAAGCTCGGCAAGAGCTCTCAATACCCCAAAGGCCACATTGTCATCAATGACAACAATTGCAGTGGGTCTGTCCGGCAAGGACATGAACAGCGACATCGCTCTGAATCCACTTTCCTGTAGAAATTCACCTTCCACAATCCAGTCACTATTCGCATCCAGCCCAGCTTGGGCAAGCGCTTTTTGGTATCCTAGCATGCGATCATGCGATAATGTAATGTCCGGCGGTCCGCTGACAAATCCGATTCGAGTATGTCCTTGGGCGATCAAATGATGCGTTGCATCATAAGCGGTCTGCACATTATCGTTATCCACCATGGGAGCATTTGGATGAGCTTCGCTGCGACCGATTAACACAAAAGGAAACTTTTCCGCTTCCAAAAATGAAATGATGGGATCGTCTCGTTTGGACCCAAGCAGCAGAATGCCATCCACTCTACGGCCATGAACAAGGCGTGATATCGCATGCAATTCATTGTCTGATGATGTTTCGGTTGTTAGCAGCAATTCATAATTCATACGGGTGGCATGTGTAATAATACCTCGCAGCAGTTCCCCGAAAAAGTAATTTTGAAACAACTCTTCTGCAGGACGCGGAAGCATAATGCCAAGGGTATGTGTTGTTTTGGAAACCAGGCTCTTCGCGATGATGTTGGGATGGTAATTCAATTCTTTCATGATTTGCTTCACTTTGAGAGATGTCTTGGTGCTGATTCTGGGATGGTTGGAAATCACCCGTGACACTGTCGAAGGGGAAACACCCGCCAATTTGGCAATATCCTTGATCGTAATCATGTAAAAAATCCCTTCTGAACAATCGTATAAATATTCTCCTATGGTAATCCAAAGGATACGAGAAATCAATTGCTAACTGCCGGATATGTGATTCGTATGAAGTAAAATAAAGGAAGAAAGAGTCAGAACAAGGAAACAGGAATTTACTGTAGGTAGAATTGTTAAAATGGGTAAAATTGAGCAAATATGGCTTGTGCAAACGTTTGTGCAAAGAAAGTTCAGTATTGTATGATGTGATTGTTATTGTAGCGCTTACATCAACGGATTTACATACTTATTGACTTGTTTCCCCCTACATAGTGAACGGAGAGGTCATCTTGTCTTCCATTTGAGCAAACGTTTGTACAAAAGTGAACATGGGATGCAAAACCTGACAACTTACGCAGACAAAAGGGTGAAAAGCGCGAACTTCGTTGGACCAAGCAGAGGGAAGGGGACATTTTACATGAGAAAATGGCAAGGGGCAACATTGTCCGTCATGATGGCTTTTACGCTGGCTGCGTGCTCTACGGGAGGCGGAAGTACATCTCCAACTACGGCTGGTGAGAATCCAGAGGAGGTTGTAGAGCTGACAGCTGAGAACCTGCAGCCGGAAGAAGGTGCAACCCTGGTCATCTGGGAGGATAAAAATCAAAGCAGCTTTATTGAGCAAAGAGCCAAAAAATTCGAAGAGAAGTATGGGGTAACGGTCAAAATGGAGGAATTGCCTCCAACCGATCAGGTAACCAAGCTGACAACGGATGGCCCAGCGGGTCTGGCGGCAGATGTCGTTGTTTTCCCACATGATAAGATTGGTAGCGCTTCAGAGGCGGGACTTATTCTGCCCAATGACATATTCGAAGCAGAGACCTCAGAGAACACCAGCGACAACGCACTGAAGGCGGTGACGTTCAAGGATATCCTGTACGGCTATCCGTACAGCGTGGAGACCTATGCTCTTTTTTACAACAAAGCATTGTATCCAGAAGCTCCGAAAAACTTTGATGAGATTATCAGTTTCGCCAAGACGTTTAATAACGTGAAATCCAATCAGTATGCGCTGATGTGGGAATTGCAGCAATTTTACTATAACTATGCGTTCCTGGCTTCACAGGGCGGTTATATTTTTGGAGACAACGGGATGGATAGCGCCGATCTCGGTCTGAATAACGAAGGAGCCCAGAAGGGTGGACAGTTCTTACAGACACTGAAGTCGGAAGTGCTGCCGCTCAAGATGGGTGACGTGAACTATGATATCAAAAAAGGATTATTCTCCAGTGGAAAACTCGCTATGGACATTAATGGTCCGTGGACCATTGCCGATTATCGCAATGCAGGTATTGATTTTGGCGTTGCTCCGCTTCCGGCAATCGATGGCAAACCGATGACCTCCTTCTCAGGTGTTAAAGCCTATTATGTAAATGCATTTACACAATACCCGAATGCGTCGAAGCTCTTGGCAGCGTTCCTTTCCAATGAAGAAGCTCAGATGGAGAACTTTGACCTGAACGGTACACTTCCTGCGAACAAAAACGTAGCTGCTGATCCGAAGTTGCAAGAGGACTCAATCAATAAGGCATTCCTGGAACAGTTCAATAACTCAACACCAATGCCTTCGCTTCCTGCCATGGACAGCGTATGGGGACCGATTACATCTGCCATTACGGATATCTGGGATACCGATAAGGACGTGAAGGCGTCACTGGACAATGCTGTAAAACAGATCCAGGAAAGCCTTGCTACCGTCCAATAGGAACGAACGACGAATGCGAAGATATGCATAAGCCTGCATGAATTGAACTTCAAATTTACACAAAAACGGAGAGGACAGAAGAAAGCTGAAGAAGTGAAACTAAAAGCTTTCTGAAAGAAAGCTACTTCGGAAGCATAAGCTCGCCTTTATCACCGGATTTTCCCTTTTGGAAAAGGGATCGAAAAAAATCTGGGGATAACAGTGATCGGAAGCTTGTTCTGTCATCGGAGTGGTCAGTGTAAGTACAATATTGTTCAAATCATACAGGTTAGCAATAGGCGGGGAGGAGAGAGCGAATGCAACAGCAGCATGTCCCGGTGCCTGTTGGACCGAACAGGGAAAGACAGCACCGGATGACAGCGGTCATATGTTCCATCATACTGCAAGGTCTTGGACAGCTGTACAATCGACAATGGATTAAGGGAATTTGTCTACTGTTACTGGAGGGAGCAGGGCTTGCGTACCTGCTTCCTCGCCTGTCACAGGCCGTATGGGGCATATGGACACTGGGGGAGAATACACAGCGTTTTGTCAAAGTGAATGGGTCCACCGTACTTCAAAGGGGAGACCATTCCATCTTTTTGCTGCTTGATGGCATTATTGTACTGCTGGTGTTTTTTGTGTTTATTCTGATCTATATCCTGAATATCCGGGATGCGTACGTCACGGGACTCGCCAGGGAAGAAGGCAAGCAAACCCTGGGCGCAGCGGCATCGCTTCGGAACATGATGGACAAAAACTTTCCGTATCTGTTCCTGTCCATCCCGGCACTGGGCATACTTTTCTTCACCGTTATGCCCATCCTGTTTACGATCACGATTGCATTTACCAACTATTCGGCTCCGGATCATATTCCGCCAGCCAAACTCGTGGATTGGGTGGGCTTCAAGACGTTCAGTGATCTGATCCAGTTGAAATCCTGGAGCCAGACATTCTACGGTGTACTAACCTGGACGGTCATCTGGGCCATTCTGGCGACAGTCACCACCTATTTTGGCGGCGTACTTGTAGCACTGTTGATTGAACAGCGGGGCATACGCTTCAAAAAGCTGTGGCGGACGATCTTTATTCTGCCGTATGCTATCCCGCAGATTATCTCCTTGCTGCTCATGCGTAATCTGTTCAATGGTCAGTTTGGTCCGATCAATACGTACATGAGAGCATTCGGGCTGGAGGGATTACCCTGGCTGACAGATCCGTTCTGGGCTAAGGTCACCGTCATTGTTGTCAACATGTGGATCGGTATTCCGGTCAGTATGGTGCTGATTCTGGGTGTATTGACAGCCATCCCTCGTGACCTCTATGAGGCTGCCGAAGTGGATGGAGCATCTGCGTTTCAGAAATTCCGGATCATTACGATGCCGTTCATTCTTTTTGCCACAACTCCGGTACTCATCATGCAGTTCGCCGGAAACTTCAACAACTTCAATGTCATCTTCCTGCTGACCAATGGAAATCCGCTACGGGGAGACTACCAATACGCAGGGGCCACGGACCTGCTGGTGACCTGGCTCTACAAGCTCACGCTCGACAATAACAAGTTCAACATGGCTTCAGCGGTAGGCATTATCATTTTCCTCATTATTGCTTCATTCTCCATCTGGAACTTCCGCCGCTCCAAATCATTCAAGGAGGAGGACATGATTCAATGAAGACACGTAATAATCCACTGCGCCTGGCTCTGAGTTATGTGCTGTTGCTGATCATCGCCGTTGTCTCCATCTACCCGGTACTCTGGATCTTTCTCTCTTCCTTGAGACCCGGCGCGGCATTGTTCAGTGAACGGTTGTGGCCCGAAGCATTTACGCTGACCCATTACGGTGAGCTGTTTAATAACCCGTCCTTTATGTACGGCAGATGGTATATGAATACGCTGAAAATTGCCTTTTTCACGATGATCTTCTCCACATTGATGGTGACACTTGGGATGTATGCACTGTCCCGCTTCCGGTTCCGTGGACGTAAAACCATTCTCTCCACCATGCTGATCCTTGGCATGTTCCCAAGCTTTATGAGCATGATTGCGATCTATATCATTTTGCTGCAAATTAAATTGCTCGACACCCACGCTGCGCTCATCCTGGTCTATTCTTCAGGGGCGGTACTGGGCGGATTTATCGTCAAAGGTTTCTTTGACACCATCCCGCGCAGTCTGGACGAAGCGGCGCGCATGGATGGTGCGAGTCACCTGCGGGTATTCACCAGCATCATCCTGCCCTTATCCAAGCCGATGCTGACTTATGTGGCACTAACCAGTTTTACTGGTGCGTGGATGGACTTTATCTTCGCCCGGCTGGTGCTGCGGACGAAGGAGAACTGGACGCTTGCAGTAGGCATGTGGGATCTGGTCAACCGGTATCAGGACAGTAACTTTACGATGTTCGCTGCGGGTGCAGTTCTGATCGCCATTCCAATTACTCTGCTGTTCGTTTTCCTACAGCGATTCCTTGTTCAAGGGCTGACGGCAGGAGCTTCGAAAGGGTAATACCGTGCCATAACAGCATAGTCAGCCGTGATACCTGCGGCACGCCAACCAGGCACTTCCGTGATGTCATGTCTTTGTCGACTGGCACTGCTGCGGAGGTGCCTGATTCTGTATGGGCTCGAATCATGATTAGGGAGGAACGTGATATATGGGCATGGACCCGTCCAGTGAGCCCGAGATTATGGGATACCAAGATGGACAAGCTGCATTGCAAAATACCAAAGCTCCGCGAACACTTTGGCGTAATGTTACCTTTCGAAGGATTTTGTACGGCTACGGGATCTCGGTCTTTGGAGATTGCTTCAATGGGATTGCGATCAGTCTGTGGGTGTTACAGACCACGGGGAGTGCGAAGAGCATGGCAGCCGTACAGATCTGCAATATGGCCGTCAGCTTTTTGTTTGGATCGGTGGCGGGTACGGTTGCAGACCGATTGGATCGCAGGAAGCTAATGCTGGCCTCGGATGTATTTCGGGGCCTAATGGCGGTACTGATTGCGGTTAGCTTATTCGGTTGGCATGCGCCGTTCCCGGTGGTACTCTTATTACTCTCGCTCTCCATGTTTTCAAGTCTGTTTCAGGCACCTGCATTCCACGCCTCTGTAGCAAGTATGGTTGGCAGAGAGCATATTCAACAAGCGACCGGAACCATTCATATGGTGGATAACCTTGCCCGAATCAGCGGACTAGCGGCGGCGGGAGTGGCTGTTGCTGCTTTTGGCGGATTCGTTGCCATATTAATTACAGGGGCAACCTTCCTGTTGTCCGCAGTCTGTGTGCTGATGGCGGGCCGATTTCCAGAGGTACAGCGATCCGATAGTCAGCAGACCACGTTTGCTCAGGAGTGGCGCAGTTCGTTTGGCTACATCTATCGAAATCCTTTGATCCGATCCATTGTATTGCTCAATCCGGTGCTGATTTTATTTTTCATGTCAGCCATGATGCTGGTTCAAGTGATGGCGGTCAAGGTATGGGAGGCGAATCCGGTACAGTTTGGATTAATTGAGACCTGTATTCCACTCGGATATATGATTGGCTCTGCGCTGCTAATTGCTTCGGGGAAACGATTGAAGCGAAGAGGGAGATGG from Paenibacillus sp. FSL R5-0341 harbors:
- a CDS encoding MFS transporter is translated as MGMDPSSEPEIMGYQDGQAALQNTKAPRTLWRNVTFRRILYGYGISVFGDCFNGIAISLWVLQTTGSAKSMAAVQICNMAVSFLFGSVAGTVADRLDRRKLMLASDVFRGLMAVLIAVSLFGWHAPFPVVLLLLSLSMFSSLFQAPAFHASVASMVGREHIQQATGTIHMVDNLARISGLAAAGVAVAAFGGFVAILITGATFLLSAVCVLMAGRFPEVQRSDSQQTTFAQEWRSSFGYIYRNPLIRSIVLLNPVLILFFMSAMMLVQVMAVKVWEANPVQFGLIETCIPLGYMIGSALLIASGKRLKRRGRWVFIGLIVLGPIYIFLANVSSPIMALPLIVGGGAMFACCTMLTQIMLRTAVPDELQGRVYGVVGTITSTAPILGLTVVSVLADQWGAASVLQGVGILLLATGILAATTLKSIRTYQ
- a CDS encoding sugar ABC transporter permease, which gives rise to MKTRNNPLRLALSYVLLLIIAVVSIYPVLWIFLSSLRPGAALFSERLWPEAFTLTHYGELFNNPSFMYGRWYMNTLKIAFFTMIFSTLMVTLGMYALSRFRFRGRKTILSTMLILGMFPSFMSMIAIYIILLQIKLLDTHAALILVYSSGAVLGGFIVKGFFDTIPRSLDEAARMDGASHLRVFTSIILPLSKPMLTYVALTSFTGAWMDFIFARLVLRTKENWTLAVGMWDLVNRYQDSNFTMFAAGAVLIAIPITLLFVFLQRFLVQGLTAGASKG